Proteins encoded by one window of Arabidopsis thaliana chromosome 2, partial sequence:
- a CDS encoding uncharacterized protein (unknown protein; BEST Arabidopsis thaliana protein match is: Plant protein 1589 of unknown function (TAIR:AT3G45800.1); Has 56 Blast hits to 38 proteins in 15 species: Archae - 0; Bacteria - 8; Metazoa - 2; Fungi - 0; Plants - 29; Viruses - 0; Other Eukaryotes - 17 (source: NCBI BLink).) produces the protein MCNNFLGKQVSLMVENRDLDIGTAPSDRSEMSPSSLATLALDDTHGLTINKLQIPNDQQNQFHSYQWSTTTNHIPCTRGAPTVQPAANDQTFFSIGTHLGAPTVPPGANDHWFPYSDPACTNSGASAVPPADNGQWLPYTDPTYNYTVVYSTGAPAATAQWPTSNDFLPIDTRAPTFAKAPTAAFDHFANGFGEDINNSSPNFQPMDPSTAKLLTQLDHLQQDPYGQYQLPLQVLKKPSLEELRKLPYEVNNVLRYDGNNNGMQGVLMKPEKPPQDLYGQCQPQPQIQRNFSVQELQKLQYEANNNGLQYDAHNNGLQGGLTQPEKPLQDLYGKCQQNLSVEDLLPLEYEANNNGLQGGLTQPEKPLQDLYGECQQNLSVEDLLTLEYEANNNKLLGVPTQPEKPLQDLYGECQQNLSVEDLLPLEYEANNNGLQGGLTQPEKPLQDLYGECQHNLSIEDLLPLEYEANNNGLQGGLTQPEKPLQDLYGEC, from the exons atgtgTAACAATTTTCTTGGAAAGCAAGTTAGTCTGATGGTCGAGAATCGAGATCTTGATATTGGTACTGCACCAT CTGATAGGTCAGAGATGAGTCCTTCAAGCTTGGCAACGTTGGCATTGGATGATACACATGGTCTAACAA TAAACAAGTTGCAGATTCCTAATGATCAGCAAAATCAATTTCATTCTTATCAATGGTCTACTACAACTAATCATATACCTT GTACTCGTGGAGCTCCTACCGTTCAACCAGCAGCTAATGATCAAACCTTTTTCTCCATAGGTACCCATCTAGGAGCTCCTACCGTTCCACCAGGAGCTAATGATCACTGGTTTCCTTATAGTGATCCTGCGT GTACCAATTCTGGAGCTTCTGCCGTTCCACCAGCAGATAATGGTCAATGGTTGCCATATACAGATCCTACGT ATAACTATACTGTTGTATATTCAACCGGTGCACCAGCAGCCACTGCTCAATGGCCAACATCTAATGATTTCCTTCCCATAGATACTCGAGCTCCAACTTTTGCAAAAGCACCTACTGCGGCATTTGACCATTTTGCAAATGGTTTTGGAGAAGATATTAATAATAGCAGCCCAAATTTCCAGCCGATGGATCCTTCAACAGCAAAACTACTAACACAACTCGACCACCTGCAACAAGACCCATATGGACAATACCAACTGCCACTGCAGGTTCTAAAAAAACCCTCACTAGAAGAGCTGCGAAAACTTCCATATGAAGTAAACAACGTGCTGCGATATGATGGAAACAACAACGGGATGCAAGGAGTACTAATGAAACCCGAAAAGCCGCCACAAGACCTATATGGACAATGCCAACCGCAACCACAGATCCAACGAAACTTTTCAGTACAAGAGCTGCAAAAACTTCAatatgaagcaaacaacaacgGGTTGCAATATGATGCACACAACAACGGGCTGCAAGGAGGACTAACGCAACCCGAGAAGCCACTACAAGACCTATATGGAAAATGCCAACAGAATCTCTCAGTAGAAGATCTGCTACCTCTTGAatatgaagcaaacaacaacgGACTGCAAGGAGGACTAACACAACCCGAGAAGCCATTACAAGACCTATATGGAGAATGCCAACAAAATCTCTCAGTAGAAGATCTGCTAACTCTTGAatatgaagcaaacaacaacaaactgCTAGGAGTACCAACGCAACCCGAGAAGCCACTACAAGACCTATATGGAGAATGCCAACAGAATCTCTCAGTAGAAGATCTGCTACCTCTTGAatatgaagcaaacaacaacgGACTACAAGGAGGACTAACGCAACCCGAGAAGCCACTACAAGACCTATATGGAGAATGCCAACATAATCTCTCAATAGAAGATCTGCTACCTCTTGAatatgaagcaaacaacaacgGACTGCAAGGAGGACTAACACAACCCGAGAAGCCACTACAAGACCTATATGGAGAATGCTAA
- a CDS encoding Plant protein 1589 of unknown function (Plant protein 1589 of unknown function; FUNCTIONS IN: molecular_function unknown; INVOLVED IN: biological_process unknown; LOCATED IN: cellular_component unknown; CONTAINS InterPro DOMAIN/s: Conserved hypothetical protein CHP01589, plant (InterPro:IPR006476); BEST Arabidopsis thaliana protein match is: Plant protein 1589 of unknown function (TAIR:AT2G29605.1).): MSLEETETYVEDNHKISHHLTKPIWEQLQKESPEFFKKYYFLCELARQIVSFS, from the exons ATGAGTTTGGAAGAAACGGAGACATATGTGGAGGACAATCACAAGATTAGTCACCATCTCACCAAACcaa tATGGGAGCAGCTTCAGAAAGAGAGTCCAGAGTTTTTCAAGAAGTACTACTTCCTCTGTGAATTAGCGCGTCAGATCGTCTCTTTTTCCTGA
- a CDS encoding Plant protein 1589 of unknown function (Plant protein 1589 of unknown function; CONTAINS InterPro DOMAIN/s: Conserved hypothetical protein CHP01589, plant (InterPro:IPR006476); BEST Arabidopsis thaliana protein match is: Plant protein 1589 of unknown function (TAIR:AT3G45800.1); Has 30201 Blast hits to 17322 proteins in 780 species: Archae - 12; Bacteria - 1396; Metazoa - 17338; Fungi - 3422; Plants - 5037; Viruses - 0; Other Eukaryotes - 2996 (source: NCBI BLink).), whose amino-acid sequence MGKGSITETLVEARLGRGWRRYGWSEAANRGSELRWSLPVGARSPVKNLIETCIYKYMSLEETETYVEDNHKISHHLTKPIWEQLQKESPEFFKKYYFLCELARQIVSFS is encoded by the exons ATGGGAAAAGGCTCAATAACTGAAACCCTAGTTGAGGCTCGTTTGGGTAGAGGATGGAGAAGGTACGGTTGGTCTGAGGCGGCGAATAGAGGATCTGAATTGCGCTGGTCGCTGCCGGTGGGAGCGAGATCGCCG gTTAAGAACTTAATTGAGACATGCATTTACAAGTACATGAGTTTGGAAGAAACGGAGACATATGTGGAGGACAATCACAAGATTAGTCACCATCTCACCAAACcaa tATGGGAGCAGCTTCAGAAAGAGAGTCCAGAGTTTTTCAAGAAGTACTACTTCCTCTGTGAATTAGCGCGTCAGATCGTCTCTTTTTCCTGA
- a CDS encoding uncharacterized protein (FUNCTIONS IN: molecular_function unknown; INVOLVED IN: biological_process unknown; LOCATED IN: endomembrane system; BEST Arabidopsis thaliana protein match is: Beta-galactosidase related protein (TAIR:AT2G04378.2); Has 30201 Blast hits to 17322 proteins in 780 species: Archae - 12; Bacteria - 1396; Metazoa - 17338; Fungi - 3422; Plants - 5037; Viruses - 0; Other Eukaryotes - 2996 (source: NCBI BLink).), giving the protein MAQLSLLIGPGLFFIPLYQFQSDCCSVSLFCVAKASTREIYLLISFWQGNFCPGYSRVSYLKPSTDLKPITTSVTSSCRIMLSYRATRTFLCDPELYSQPLFRIGNIGFNHHSKSLGLKKTDFHWSLFNPSSPFPLNLKFHQVLTNDFKDPLHENRRWKKSGIMIPPPRSDLPIEFTRLQKKGIMIPHQTSGYSTLCPNVLAAFCVDEHRGTGLFLNVILSLFDSDYLIILRLVRGRVFDTL; this is encoded by the exons ATGGCCCaactttctcttttgattGGCCCAGGTCTGTTCTTTATTCCCCTTTACCAATTTCAGTCTGATTGttgctctgtttctctgttcTGTGTGGCCAAGGCGTCCACCAGAGAG ATTTACTTGTTGATCTCCTTTTGGCAAGGTAACTTTTGTCCTGGATATTCTCGGGTTTCTTACCTTAAGCCGTCAACCGACCTTAAGCCCATTACAACCTCCGTTACCTCATCGTGTCGGATCATGCTCTCATATAGAGCTACTCGAACTTTCCTTTGCGATCCCGAATTGTATTCACAGCCTCTGTTCAGAATTGGAAATATTGGGTTTAACCACCACTCCAAAAGCCTCGGATTGAAGAAGACCGACTTTCACTGGAGTTTGTTCAATCCTTCATCTCCATTCCCTCTCAATCTGAAGTTTCATCAAGTGCTAACCAACGACTTTAAGGATCCTCTTCATGAAAATCGACGATGGAAGAAGAGCGGCATTATGATCCCGCCTCCAAGGAGCG ATCTCCCTATTGAATTTACAAGATTGCAGAAGAAGGGCATTATGATCCCGCATCAAACGAGCG GATATTCAACCCTTTGTCCCAATGTCCTCGCTGCGTTTTGCGTCGACGAACACAGAGGTACAGGACTCTTTCTCAACGTCATTTTATCATTGTTTGATAGTGACTATCTCATAATTCTCCGACTTGTTCGTGGACGTGTCTTTGACACACTTTGA